A genomic window from Halogeometricum sp. S3BR5-2 includes:
- a CDS encoding SOUL family heme-binding protein produces the protein MRTRTKLLLGGVGTALAAWVGWGVYSARSAERVPYETLRFVGDGTVELRRYPRTVLVETTAPDGETAFRRLFDYISGANEGSEDVSMTAPVRSDESADGSRGRRDGESVSMTTPVRTENGASVSMTAPVRTDEDGDGVTMAFFLPAGYTLETAPMPTDSDVRLVVEGPRTVAVKRFSWRATDRRAANAEESLRATLEREGVEPRGEATLLQYNDPYTPPFMRRNEVAVEVDGDAVPDAS, from the coding sequence ATGCGCACACGAACGAAGCTCCTCCTCGGCGGCGTCGGAACGGCACTCGCGGCGTGGGTCGGATGGGGCGTCTACAGCGCTCGGTCGGCCGAACGCGTCCCGTACGAGACGCTCCGGTTCGTCGGCGACGGGACCGTCGAACTGCGGCGCTACCCGCGGACGGTTCTCGTCGAGACGACGGCTCCCGACGGCGAGACGGCGTTCCGTCGGCTGTTCGACTACATCTCCGGCGCGAACGAGGGTTCCGAGGACGTGTCGATGACCGCCCCGGTTCGGTCGGACGAGAGCGCGGACGGGTCGCGCGGCAGGCGCGACGGCGAGTCGGTGTCGATGACGACGCCCGTCCGGACGGAGAACGGGGCGAGCGTCTCGATGACCGCTCCGGTCCGCACCGACGAGGACGGCGACGGCGTCACGATGGCGTTCTTCCTTCCCGCGGGGTACACGCTGGAGACGGCCCCGATGCCGACGGACTCCGACGTCCGCCTCGTCGTCGAAGGGCCGCGGACGGTGGCCGTAAAGCGGTTCTCGTGGCGGGCGACGGACCGTCGAGCGGCGAACGCCGAGGAGTCGCTCCGCGCGACGCTCGAACGGGAGGGCGTCGAACCGCGCGGCGAAGCGACGCTCCTGCAGTACAACGACCCGTACACGCCGCCGTTCATGCGGCGCAACGAGGTGGCCGTCGAGGTGGACGGCGATGCCGTTCCCGACGCGTCGTAG